One genomic region from Bacillus sp. SLBN-46 encodes:
- the queA gene encoding tRNA preQ1(34) S-adenosylmethionine ribosyltransferase-isomerase QueA: MKVDLFDFHLPEELIAQVPLLNRTDSRLMVLNKETGEIKHEVFKNITEYLHEGDCLVLNDTRVLPARLFGVKTDTGAKIEVLLLKQLEGDQWETLVKPAKRVKEGTVIDFGDGLLSAVCTATSEHGGRVLEFKYEGIFYEVLDQLGEMPLPPYIKEQLDDRERYQTVFAREPGSAAAPTAGLHFTESLLDEIREKGVHIAFITLHVGLGTFRPVNVEDVLEHDMHSEFYMMTDGTARLLNEVRSTGGRIISVGTTSTRTLETIASANDGRFVEGSGWTNIFIYPGYSFKAIDGMITNFHLPKSTLIMLVSALAGRENILHAYETAVSERYRFFSFGDAMLLI; this comes from the coding sequence ATGAAAGTAGATTTATTTGATTTTCATTTACCTGAAGAATTAATCGCACAAGTTCCATTATTAAATCGGACAGACAGCCGATTAATGGTCTTAAATAAGGAAACAGGCGAAATCAAACATGAAGTATTCAAAAATATTACAGAGTATTTGCATGAAGGGGATTGCCTTGTCTTAAATGACACAAGGGTATTGCCTGCACGCCTTTTTGGTGTTAAAACAGACACTGGCGCAAAAATTGAAGTCCTCCTGTTAAAACAACTGGAAGGAGACCAGTGGGAAACACTAGTAAAACCAGCCAAAAGAGTAAAAGAAGGAACAGTTATTGACTTTGGTGACGGTCTTCTTTCTGCTGTTTGTACAGCTACCTCTGAACATGGTGGAAGAGTATTGGAATTCAAATACGAAGGTATTTTTTACGAGGTTCTTGATCAATTGGGTGAAATGCCTTTGCCGCCATACATAAAAGAACAACTCGATGATCGGGAAAGATATCAAACGGTATTTGCCCGCGAGCCTGGATCGGCAGCAGCGCCAACAGCTGGCCTTCATTTTACAGAAAGCTTATTGGACGAAATAAGAGAAAAAGGTGTCCATATTGCGTTTATTACGCTTCATGTGGGACTTGGCACCTTCCGTCCTGTGAATGTAGAGGATGTGTTGGAGCATGATATGCATTCTGAATTTTACATGATGACAGATGGAACCGCCCGATTACTAAACGAAGTAAGAAGCACCGGGGGAAGGATTATATCAGTCGGAACCACCTCAACAAGGACATTGGAGACCATTGCGTCTGCAAATGATGGTCGATTTGTTGAAGGTAGTGGCTGGACGAATATCTTTATTTACCCAGGCTATTCCTTTAAGGCCATCGATGGGATGATTACTAACTTCCATCTACCTAAATCAACCTTGATTATGCTTGTTAGTGCATTAGCTGGAAGAGAGAATATTTTGCATGCCTACGAGACGGCTGTTTCAGAACGCTATCGTTTCTTCAGTTTTGGAGATGCAATGTTGCTCATCTAA
- the tgt gene encoding tRNA guanosine(34) transglycosylase Tgt, with protein sequence MHTEGDINLTAIRYELIKTCKQTGARLGRVHTPHGSFDTPAFMPVGTLATVKTMSPEDLKEMGAGIILSNTYHLWLRPGHEIIREAGGLHKFMNWDRAILTDSGGFQVFSLSEFRKIEEEGVHFRNHMSGEKLFLSPEKAMEIQNALGSDIMMAFDECPPFPATFEYMKKSVERTSRWAERCLNAHQRPQDQGLFGIVQGGEFEELRKQSAKDLTSLDFPGYAVGGLSVGEPKDVMNRVLEFTTPLLPSDKPRYLMGVGSPDSLIDGSIRGIDMFDCVLPTRIARNGTLMTSTGRLVVKNAQFARDFGPLDENCDCYTCRNYSRAYIRHLIKCDETFGIRLTSYHNLYFLLRLMEQVRQAIMEDRLGDFREEFFERYGFNKPNAKNF encoded by the coding sequence ATGCACACGGAAGGAGATATAAATTTGACAGCAATTCGTTATGAGTTAATTAAAACATGTAAACAAACAGGAGCACGCCTAGGAAGGGTGCACACACCGCACGGTTCGTTTGATACGCCAGCTTTTATGCCGGTTGGAACACTTGCAACCGTGAAAACCATGTCACCTGAAGATCTAAAAGAAATGGGTGCCGGGATCATATTAAGTAATACCTATCACCTTTGGTTAAGACCAGGACACGAAATCATAAGAGAGGCTGGCGGTCTTCATAAGTTTATGAACTGGGACCGGGCTATTTTAACAGATTCCGGCGGTTTTCAGGTTTTTAGTTTAAGTGAGTTCCGAAAGATTGAGGAAGAAGGGGTTCATTTTAGGAATCACATGAGCGGGGAAAAACTATTCCTTTCCCCTGAAAAAGCGATGGAAATCCAAAATGCCCTTGGTTCAGATATTATGATGGCCTTTGATGAGTGCCCGCCATTTCCTGCTACCTTTGAGTATATGAAGAAATCAGTCGAACGTACTTCAAGATGGGCTGAACGTTGCTTAAATGCCCACCAGCGGCCGCAAGATCAAGGATTATTTGGAATCGTACAGGGTGGAGAATTTGAGGAACTACGTAAGCAAAGTGCGAAAGATCTTACTTCCCTTGATTTCCCTGGTTATGCTGTTGGTGGTTTATCGGTTGGGGAACCAAAAGACGTGATGAATCGTGTGCTTGAGTTCACAACTCCGCTTTTACCATCGGATAAACCAAGGTATTTAATGGGTGTGGGTTCACCAGATTCATTAATTGATGGCTCCATTCGTGGAATTGATATGTTTGATTGCGTATTGCCAACCCGAATAGCGAGAAATGGTACCTTAATGACAAGTACGGGTAGACTTGTTGTGAAAAATGCACAATTCGCAAGAGATTTTGGACCGCTTGATGAAAATTGTGATTGTTATACTTGCCGAAATTATAGTAGAGCCTATATTCGCCACTTGATAAAATGTGATGAAACATTCGGAATTCGTTTAACGTCTTACCATAATCTTTATTTTCTGTTAAGATTAATGGAGCAGGTCAGACAAGCCATCATGGAAGACAGGCTTGGTGATTTCCGCGAAGAGTTTTTTGAACGTTATGGTTTTAATAAACCGAACGCGAAAAATTTCTAA
- the yajC gene encoding preprotein translocase subunit YajC, with the protein MQGISTIIPLILMFVLFYFLLIRPQQKRQKAVANMQNELKKGDKIVTIGGLHGFVDSIDDNKVVIKCGDGSRLTYDRSAIREVTEAGEGSVSLTK; encoded by the coding sequence ATGCAAGGAATTAGTACAATCATTCCATTGATTTTAATGTTTGTGTTATTTTACTTCTTACTAATTCGCCCGCAGCAAAAGCGCCAAAAAGCGGTTGCTAACATGCAAAACGAATTGAAAAAAGGTGATAAAATCGTTACAATCGGTGGATTACACGGTTTTGTTGACTCAATCGATGATAATAAAGTAGTCATTAAGTGTGGAGACGGCAGCCGTCTTACATATGATCGTTCTGCTATTCGTGAAGTCACTGAAGCTGGTGAGGGAAGCGTTAGCTTAACGAAGTAA
- a CDS encoding TIGR04086 family membrane protein, with product MYGLIFIFAFAVISSLIFAFILRYTSAKEGSLQYVITALSFIGLFGGGFLSGGKRKEKGWLIGGLTGLIYTIVVFLFQYLGYDRLFSAEQVIYHTCYTLIAMMGGILGVNISTGNTRSA from the coding sequence TTGTACGGATTAATTTTTATCTTTGCCTTTGCCGTGATTTCAAGCCTTATTTTTGCGTTTATTCTAAGGTATACCTCTGCTAAAGAAGGATCACTTCAATATGTAATTACGGCCTTATCTTTTATTGGGCTTTTTGGAGGAGGATTCCTTTCAGGAGGAAAGAGGAAAGAAAAAGGCTGGCTAATTGGGGGATTAACTGGTCTAATTTACACCATTGTTGTTTTCTTATTTCAATACTTAGGCTATGATCGCCTCTTTAGCGCAGAGCAAGTCATTTATCATACCTGCTATACACTCATCGCCATGATGGGTGGGATTTTAGGGGTTAATATTTCAACTGGCAATACAAGATCTGCGTAA
- a CDS encoding DUF421 domain-containing protein translates to MDVYLGIIFRTLFLYLLIIVIFRLMGKREIGELSILDLVVFIMIGEMAVIAIENTKDPLIHSVIPMVLLMIIQITLALISLKSKKFRDLVDGQPSIIINRGKIDENAMRKQRYNFDDLMTQLREKDIRSIADVEFAILESSGSLSVIEKLKNSKEQQKQGDITVPLILDGAIEEENLKRINKTNLWLRQELKKKGYRDVKKISFCSYENGEFYIDLQDED, encoded by the coding sequence GTGGACGTTTATTTAGGGATCATTTTTCGGACCTTATTTTTGTATTTATTAATCATTGTTATTTTTAGATTAATGGGTAAAAGGGAAATTGGTGAGTTAAGCATCCTGGATCTAGTCGTTTTTATCATGATTGGTGAAATGGCGGTTATTGCCATTGAGAATACAAAGGACCCACTGATTCACTCGGTGATTCCGATGGTTTTATTGATGATTATTCAAATTACCCTTGCTCTTATCTCGCTGAAAAGTAAAAAGTTTCGTGACTTGGTCGATGGTCAACCGAGCATTATTATCAATAGAGGAAAAATTGATGAAAATGCAATGCGGAAGCAACGCTACAATTTTGATGATTTAATGACCCAATTAAGGGAGAAGGATATTCGCAGCATTGCGGATGTGGAATTTGCGATATTAGAATCCTCAGGTAGTTTGTCGGTAATTGAAAAATTAAAGAATAGTAAGGAGCAGCAAAAGCAGGGGGATATTACTGTCCCATTAATCTTAGATGGGGCCATTGAAGAAGAAAACTTAAAAAGGATTAATAAGACTAATTTATGGCTGCGCCAAGAACTGAAGAAAAAAGGATACCGTGATGTGAAGAAAATTTCCTTTTGTAGCTATGAGAATGGAGAATTTTATATTGACTTACAGGATGAAGACTAA
- the spoVB gene encoding stage V sporulation protein B has translation MSKFLKGTFILLIAGFITRVLGFIYRIVLARSIGEEGVGLYMMAYPTFILVVTITQLGLPVAISKNIAEAEARRDYAEIKKILVVSLAITIGLSIIITPALILLAPFLSTTLFTDPRTYYPLMAIAPALPIIAVSSVLRGYFQGRQNMRPSAISQVLEQFVRISIIATATKTFLPYGVEYAAAAAMVASVLGELLSLIYLLTMFKLKKRFKLRKNFFQFIHKGKRTFKDLMEIAIPTMGSRMIGSIAWFFEPIVVAHSLALAGVVAVNATKQYGALTGYAMPLLMLPSFVTFSLATSLVPAISEANSKNNHKLIEYRLQQALRFVFLTGGLAVIVLYVLADPLMQLMYGSAKGSYFIQIMAPFFLFYYYQGPLQAVLQALNLARAAMINSLIGAVVKTVVIFLLASQPAFGITGAALGIIVGFVLVTGLHFATVLKKVSFSFYIRDYVKGFIAMGVAAWCGYWLFENILVETHLVIRVANAAFAMTLSYSILLLIFGLIKKDELKRIPWIGKFITQ, from the coding sequence ATGTCGAAGTTTTTAAAAGGGACGTTTATCCTATTAATTGCAGGATTTATTACAAGGGTACTTGGTTTTATTTATCGAATCGTTCTAGCGCGCAGTATTGGTGAAGAAGGCGTTGGTTTATATATGATGGCATATCCCACGTTTATTCTTGTGGTCACGATTACACAACTCGGGCTTCCAGTCGCTATCTCTAAAAATATTGCAGAGGCTGAGGCAAGACGGGATTATGCGGAAATAAAAAAAATACTTGTAGTCTCCCTTGCCATAACCATTGGATTATCAATTATTATCACGCCTGCTTTGATTTTACTGGCGCCATTTTTATCCACTACGCTTTTTACCGACCCAAGAACGTATTATCCACTAATGGCGATTGCGCCAGCACTACCTATTATTGCGGTCTCTTCTGTTTTACGAGGATACTTTCAGGGTCGCCAAAATATGCGCCCGTCAGCCATCTCTCAAGTATTAGAACAATTTGTTAGAATATCCATCATCGCAACAGCAACAAAAACATTCCTGCCTTATGGAGTTGAATACGCTGCAGCGGCAGCAATGGTAGCTTCGGTTTTAGGGGAATTACTATCACTCATTTATCTTTTAACTATGTTTAAATTAAAAAAGCGATTCAAGCTCAGAAAGAATTTCTTTCAATTTATCCATAAGGGAAAACGAACCTTTAAGGATTTAATGGAGATTGCCATTCCAACTATGGGAAGCCGAATGATTGGTTCGATTGCCTGGTTCTTTGAACCGATTGTAGTAGCACATAGTTTAGCTCTTGCAGGGGTAGTTGCCGTGAATGCAACAAAACAATACGGTGCCTTAACCGGCTATGCCATGCCGTTATTAATGCTTCCTTCTTTTGTTACCTTTTCATTAGCTACTTCCCTTGTTCCGGCAATCAGTGAGGCAAATTCGAAGAATAACCATAAATTAATTGAGTATCGCCTCCAGCAAGCATTAAGGTTTGTCTTTTTAACAGGAGGACTTGCAGTGATTGTACTTTACGTACTCGCTGACCCGCTCATGCAGCTTATGTACGGTTCTGCCAAGGGATCTTACTTCATTCAGATTATGGCACCATTTTTCCTTTTTTATTACTATCAAGGCCCGCTACAAGCCGTACTCCAAGCACTAAACCTTGCAAGAGCAGCAATGATTAATAGTTTAATTGGAGCGGTGGTTAAAACAGTAGTCATTTTTCTACTCGCTTCCCAGCCTGCCTTTGGCATTACCGGGGCAGCACTAGGAATTATCGTTGGCTTTGTCCTTGTTACGGGTCTACATTTCGCGACAGTTCTAAAGAAGGTTTCATTTTCCTTTTATATCCGCGACTATGTGAAGGGGTTCATAGCAATGGGAGTAGCTGCTTGGTGCGGCTACTGGCTCTTCGAAAATATCCTAGTAGAGACACATTTGGTGATACGTGTCGCTAACGCAGCCTTTGCCATGACCCTTTCCTATTCAATCCTGCTTCTCATTTTTGGTCTAATCAAAAAGGATGAGCTAAAACGGATTCCGTGGATTGGAAAGTTTATAACACAATAA
- a CDS encoding post-transcriptional regulator has product MDNSHIYDHFRIQVQPALVSKLSEFHLLGYDSVSENELWNFLIKKKWRKIKDEMRLYEIIQEILSVRVSDYMSYATIEAYKTVEFSLDDENELKELLK; this is encoded by the coding sequence ATGGATAATAGCCACATATACGATCATTTTCGTATCCAAGTACAACCCGCATTAGTAAGTAAACTTTCTGAATTTCACTTGCTTGGATATGATTCTGTATCGGAGAATGAGCTTTGGAATTTCTTAATAAAGAAAAAGTGGAGAAAAATAAAGGATGAAATGAGACTATATGAGATTATCCAAGAAATTCTTTCTGTAAGAGTAAGTGATTATATGAGCTATGCAACCATTGAGGCATATAAAACCGTTGAATTTTCTTTAGATGATGAAAATGAATTGAAAGAGTTGTTGAAATAA
- the secDF gene encoding protein translocase subunit SecDF codes for MVKRSRIIAFFLVVLIIGSTMGATAKNILNNIKLGLDLQGGFEVLYEVKPAKKGQKIDKEVLASTAEALDKRINVLGVSEPSIQIEGNNRIRVQLAGVKDQNKAREILSTQANLTFRDANDRLMMDGSDLKQGGAKQTFDENGAPSVSLSLKSADKFRKVSEEIMNMAPNNVLVIWLDFQEGKDSFKNEVSKPDPKYLSAPTVKQIFNQDSVSIVGSFTAEEAKTLASLLNAGSLPVKLNEVYSTSVGAKFGEQALNDTILAGIIGIAIIYLFMIFYYRFPGFIATVTLSIYIYLVLLIFDWMNGVLTLPGIAAIILGVGMAVDANIITYERIKEEIKVGKSIKSAFQAGEKNAFTSILDSNLTTILTAGVLFFYGTSSVKGFATMLIVSILMSFLTAVYGSRLLLGLWVHSGIFKKKPSWFGVKQADIKNIAENYDTLDLPTRFDKIDFVKNRKKFFILSGVLLTAGVIILLVFRLNLSIDFSSGTRVEVLSNKPLTVEKVESAFEKLDLKTDDIVISGDKKQIGAARMIGVLSKDKIAKLKSEFSKEFGAEPNVSTVSPTVGKELAKNALIALLIASIGIIIYVSIRFEWGMAIAAIASLLHDAFFMVTFFSITRLEVDLTFIAAVLTIVGYSINDTIVTFDRMRENMYKKKRLKTFQDIADVVNVSIRQTLTRSFNTVLTVLITVVAMMIFGGESIRNFNIALFVGLIVGVYSSVFIAASLWVVFKSRELNKKGVIKTVKEKKKYSDQPQV; via the coding sequence ATGGTAAAACGTAGTAGAATTATTGCTTTCTTTCTTGTGGTCCTGATTATTGGAAGCACAATGGGAGCAACAGCAAAGAACATTTTAAACAATATTAAGCTTGGACTGGACCTTCAAGGTGGATTTGAGGTTTTGTACGAGGTTAAGCCAGCGAAGAAAGGTCAAAAAATCGACAAGGAAGTATTGGCCAGTACCGCTGAAGCGCTGGACAAGCGTATTAATGTTCTCGGTGTAAGTGAACCAAGTATTCAAATTGAAGGAAATAACCGGATTCGTGTGCAGCTTGCAGGTGTTAAGGATCAAAACAAAGCACGTGAAATCCTGTCAACACAAGCGAATCTAACCTTCCGTGATGCCAATGATCGTCTAATGATGGACGGATCAGATTTAAAGCAAGGTGGAGCTAAGCAGACATTTGACGAGAACGGAGCACCAAGTGTTTCTCTATCATTAAAGAGCGCAGACAAGTTCCGAAAAGTATCAGAAGAAATTATGAATATGGCTCCAAATAACGTCCTAGTTATTTGGCTTGATTTTCAAGAAGGAAAAGATTCCTTCAAAAACGAAGTATCCAAACCGGATCCAAAATACCTTTCTGCACCAACAGTAAAGCAAATATTTAACCAAGATTCAGTTTCTATTGTTGGTAGCTTCACAGCTGAAGAAGCTAAAACATTGGCTTCGCTATTAAATGCAGGTTCATTACCAGTCAAGCTTAATGAAGTGTATTCCACTTCTGTAGGGGCAAAATTTGGTGAGCAGGCATTAAATGATACGATTTTAGCAGGTATTATTGGTATTGCTATCATTTACCTGTTTATGATTTTCTATTATCGTTTCCCAGGGTTCATCGCTACTGTTACATTATCCATTTATATTTATTTAGTCTTATTAATTTTTGATTGGATGAATGGAGTGCTAACCCTGCCGGGAATTGCCGCGATTATTCTCGGAGTGGGTATGGCTGTTGATGCCAATATCATTACCTATGAACGAATCAAGGAAGAGATTAAGGTTGGTAAGTCCATTAAATCTGCTTTCCAAGCTGGTGAAAAAAATGCATTTACATCCATTCTTGACTCAAACCTGACTACCATCCTTACAGCCGGAGTGCTTTTCTTCTATGGGACAAGCTCAGTAAAAGGCTTTGCAACGATGTTAATTGTCAGTATCCTAATGAGTTTCTTAACTGCCGTTTACGGTTCACGATTATTACTTGGCCTATGGGTTCACAGTGGAATCTTTAAAAAGAAACCAAGTTGGTTCGGTGTTAAACAGGCTGATATTAAAAATATTGCTGAAAATTATGATACGTTAGATCTTCCAACTCGATTTGACAAAATCGACTTTGTTAAGAATCGTAAGAAGTTTTTCATTTTATCAGGTGTTCTTCTTACTGCAGGTGTTATTATTCTTTTAGTTTTCCGTTTGAATCTTTCAATCGACTTTTCAAGCGGTACGCGTGTAGAAGTACTATCTAATAAACCTCTTACTGTTGAAAAAGTAGAAAGTGCTTTTGAAAAACTTGATCTGAAAACAGATGATATCGTTATTTCTGGCGACAAAAAACAAATAGGTGCAGCTAGAATGATTGGTGTTCTTTCAAAGGATAAAATTGCAAAATTAAAGTCCGAGTTCAGCAAAGAATTTGGTGCCGAGCCCAATGTTAGCACTGTCTCTCCTACAGTAGGTAAGGAACTAGCGAAAAATGCACTTATCGCACTTCTTATTGCTTCTATTGGTATTATTATTTATGTAAGCATTCGCTTTGAATGGGGAATGGCGATTGCTGCGATTGCTTCGTTACTGCATGATGCATTCTTTATGGTTACCTTCTTTAGTATCACGAGACTAGAAGTGGATTTAACATTCATCGCAGCTGTTCTAACGATTGTTGGTTATTCAATCAACGATACAATTGTTACCTTTGACCGTATGCGTGAAAACATGTATAAGAAAAAACGCTTAAAAACATTCCAAGACATTGCTGATGTTGTGAATGTAAGTATTCGCCAAACATTAACACGCTCCTTTAACACAGTATTAACTGTTTTAATTACAGTTGTAGCAATGATGATATTTGGTGGAGAATCCATTCGTAACTTCAATATTGCTTTGTTTGTAGGACTAATTGTAGGTGTTTACTCTTCTGTATTTATTGCAGCTTCTTTATGGGTTGTGTTTAAATCTAGAGAATTGAATAAAAAAGGCGTTATTAAAACGGTGAAAGAAAAGAAAAAATACTCTGATCAACCACAGGTTTAA
- the recJ gene encoding single-stranded-DNA-specific exonuclease RecJ produces MLKSKTRWIVRKSDNNLVKQLEKELKITPLVASLLVNRGLDTVDSARYFLFGKEEFHDPFLLKGMDIAVNRIRDAIEKQEPILIFGDYDADGVSSTSVLMMTLRDLGANVQFYIPNRFTEGYGPNERAFRHAAESGINLIITVDTGISAVHEASIAKELGMDLIITDHHEPGPVLPEALAIIHPKLPDSIYPFRELAGVGVAFKLAHALYGEVPEHLFEIAVIGTIADLVSLTDENRLIAKKGLEKLKVTQNVGLKAIFKLAGVDPTAINEETIGFTLAPRINAVGRLEDADMAVQLILTDDPEEAHQLAVEMDALNKTRQSIVNEITAEAIEIVEKNYPVDTNKVLVIGKEGWNAGVVGIVASRLVDKYYRPTIILCFDSEKGIAKGSARSIEGFDLFKNLSTCRDILPHFGGHPMAAGMTLNLDNVDDLRERLNSLAEDQLTDEHLIPVTYLDEEVRLEDVHLSSLDEMNLLSPFGMDNPKPKVLINKVDIASMRKIGSEQNHLKVLVNEDGSNLDGIGFGLGALVDQISPASKISLIGELSINEWNNIRKPQIFIHDLAVESWQLFDYRGQKRINHIAQTVPSENRKLIVFNKEHLDKINESFLPDTTFIQTQEEAEAFDGHHANIVLVDFPPSMEILSDLFKGKQPARIYAYFYKESSDFFSTVPTREHFKWFYAYLLKKGPLDLNRHGDVIAKHRGWSQETIIFMSKVFSELDFVTINNGFITLNNQTQKRELTDSRTYQIKQKQYALEKDLLFSSFQELKNWFDQMIHESVETEEAIKEWI; encoded by the coding sequence ATGTTAAAGTCGAAAACAAGATGGATTGTTCGCAAATCTGATAACAATCTAGTTAAACAACTGGAAAAAGAATTGAAGATAACACCTCTAGTTGCGTCACTACTTGTCAATCGTGGTTTAGATACCGTAGATTCTGCACGGTATTTTTTATTTGGTAAGGAAGAATTTCATGATCCCTTTCTCTTAAAAGGAATGGATATCGCGGTTAATAGAATTCGTGATGCGATTGAAAAACAAGAGCCTATTCTTATTTTCGGCGACTATGATGCGGATGGTGTAAGCAGCACCTCGGTGTTAATGATGACACTGCGTGACCTTGGTGCAAATGTACAATTTTATATCCCGAATCGTTTTACAGAGGGATATGGACCGAATGAACGTGCATTCCGTCATGCTGCGGAATCTGGAATAAACTTAATTATAACTGTAGATACAGGAATATCAGCTGTGCATGAAGCGTCGATAGCAAAAGAGCTTGGTATGGACCTTATTATTACGGATCACCATGAGCCGGGCCCTGTTCTACCAGAAGCCCTCGCAATCATTCATCCGAAGTTGCCTGATAGCATTTATCCTTTCCGGGAATTGGCCGGTGTAGGGGTTGCATTTAAACTTGCCCATGCATTGTATGGTGAAGTGCCGGAGCATTTATTTGAAATTGCCGTCATCGGTACGATTGCCGACTTAGTATCCTTAACGGATGAAAACCGCCTCATTGCAAAAAAGGGCTTAGAAAAGCTGAAAGTAACGCAAAATGTTGGACTAAAAGCTATTTTTAAATTAGCTGGAGTAGACCCTACAGCTATTAATGAGGAAACGATAGGTTTTACACTCGCCCCAAGGATTAATGCAGTTGGGAGATTAGAAGATGCCGATATGGCAGTTCAACTGATTCTGACAGATGATCCTGAAGAAGCGCACCAGCTAGCGGTAGAAATGGATGCGTTGAACAAGACAAGGCAATCCATCGTAAATGAAATTACTGCTGAAGCGATTGAAATCGTTGAAAAAAATTACCCGGTTGACACCAATAAAGTCCTTGTCATTGGAAAGGAAGGCTGGAATGCAGGCGTAGTAGGAATTGTTGCATCCAGACTGGTTGATAAGTATTATCGTCCAACCATTATTTTATGCTTTGACTCAGAAAAGGGTATTGCAAAAGGTTCAGCCCGGAGTATAGAGGGCTTTGATCTTTTTAAAAATTTATCGACATGTAGAGATATTCTGCCTCATTTTGGGGGACATCCAATGGCTGCTGGAATGACTTTAAATCTCGATAATGTAGATGACCTTCGAGAGCGGCTTAATAGCCTTGCAGAAGACCAGCTAACGGATGAGCACCTAATCCCGGTCACCTATCTAGACGAAGAAGTTCGTCTTGAAGATGTTCATCTATCTTCATTAGATGAAATGAACTTACTTTCTCCTTTTGGTATGGACAACCCCAAACCAAAAGTCTTAATAAATAAAGTTGATATTGCCAGTATGAGAAAAATTGGCAGTGAACAAAATCATCTTAAGGTTTTGGTAAATGAGGATGGTTCCAATCTAGATGGGATTGGCTTTGGTTTAGGAGCTTTAGTAGATCAAATCTCTCCTGCCTCGAAAATTTCATTAATTGGAGAATTATCTATTAATGAATGGAACAATATACGTAAACCACAAATCTTTATCCACGATCTCGCAGTTGAATCGTGGCAGTTATTTGACTATCGCGGGCAAAAGCGAATCAACCATATCGCCCAAACGGTACCTTCTGAAAACAGAAAGCTTATTGTGTTCAATAAGGAGCATCTTGATAAAATAAACGAAAGCTTCCTGCCGGACACCACCTTTATTCAAACACAAGAAGAAGCAGAGGCCTTTGACGGACATCATGCAAATATCGTCCTGGTGGATTTCCCACCATCAATGGAAATTCTATCTGATTTGTTTAAAGGGAAACAACCGGCAAGGATTTATGCCTATTTTTATAAAGAATCCAGTGATTTTTTCAGTACTGTACCGACTCGTGAGCATTTTAAATGGTTCTATGCATACTTGTTAAAAAAGGGACCATTAGACCTTAATCGTCACGGAGATGTCATTGCCAAGCACCGCGGCTGGTCGCAGGAAACAATTATCTTTATGTCAAAGGTGTTTTCTGAACTGGATTTTGTTACAATAAACAATGGATTTATTACTTTGAATAATCAAACGCAGAAGCGTGAATTAACTGACTCAAGAACTTATCAAATCAAACAGAAACAGTACGCTCTTGAAAAAGATTTACTGTTTTCATCCTTCCAGGAATTAAAAAACTGGTTCGATCAAATGATTCATGAGTCAGTTGAGACTGAGGAGGCAATTAAAGAATGGATTTAA
- a CDS encoding adenine phosphoribosyltransferase, with product MDLKEFITIVPDWPKPGIKFKDITPLMNNGDAYKYATDQIVEYAKERQIDLIVGPEARGFIIGCPVAYSLGLGFAPVRKEGKLPRETIKVSYGLEYGKDVLTIHQDAIKPGQRVLITDDLLATGGTIEATIQLVEQLGGVVAGIAFLVELSYLDGRKKLDGYDILTLMHY from the coding sequence ATGGATTTAAAGGAATTTATTACAATTGTGCCTGATTGGCCTAAGCCAGGAATTAAATTTAAAGACATTACCCCATTAATGAACAATGGTGATGCATATAAATATGCAACAGACCAAATCGTTGAATATGCAAAAGAAAGGCAAATCGACCTGATTGTAGGACCTGAAGCTCGTGGATTCATTATCGGTTGTCCGGTGGCTTATTCACTTGGTTTGGGGTTTGCCCCTGTTCGTAAAGAAGGTAAATTACCTAGGGAAACAATAAAAGTAAGCTATGGCCTTGAATATGGTAAAGATGTTCTAACGATCCACCAAGACGCTATTAAACCTGGTCAGCGTGTATTAATCACAGATGATTTGTTAGCGACAGGTGGTACGATTGAAGCAACGATCCAATTAGTGGAACAGCTTGGTGGAGTTGTTGCTGGTATCGCTTTCTTAGTTGAGTTAAGTTATTTAGATGGACGTAAAAAACTCGACGGTTATGATATTTTAACACTAATGCACTATTAA